One Rosa chinensis cultivar Old Blush chromosome 3, RchiOBHm-V2, whole genome shotgun sequence DNA window includes the following coding sequences:
- the LOC112191541 gene encoding histone deacetylase HDT1 isoform X3 — MANKMKFWGVEVKSGQSVVVEPGITLVHLSQACLDEVKKGKGSDSISLFVKTGDQKLVIGHLYADKLPQIYFDIVFNKKFVLSHNGKSGSVHFHGYIANTGTFGTAEPKVSLEEAKKEIKSDQKDSSSDDDDDDESEDEEFDQVKSVEDGSEDDEESSDDDDDDSEDEDDDSEEENEETPNKVARKELSTQQLLTLQNRLSKDQLILTRQSCRAQNQVVVVHSVVIPAIGRLTQMVHCRVIQRQSMELQSEMHGSVYHDGVLGFNCEGTSSIK; from the exons ATGGCGAACAAGATGAAGTTTTGGG GTGTTGAGGTAAAGAGTGGACAGTCTGTTGTTGTTGAACCTGGTATTACCCTTGTCCATCTTTCACAG GCCTGTCTGGATGAGGTCAAGAAAGGAAAGGGAAGTGATTCTATTTCACTCTTTGTGAAAACCGGTGATCAGAAGCTTGTTATTGGACATCTTTATGCTGATAAACTACCTCAGATATATTTTGATATTgtgtttaataaaaaatttgtgCTATCTCATAATGGGAAAAGTGGGAGCGTCCACTTCCATGGATATATTGCTAATACGGG GACTTTTGGTACTG CCGAACCAAAGGTGAGTCTTGAGGAAGCTAAGAAAGAAATTAAATCTGATCAGAAGGATTCTAGTAGTGAcgacgatgatgatgatgaatctgaagatgaagaatttGATCAG GTCAAGAGTGTGGAAGATGGcagtgaagatgatgaagaaagtagtgatgatgatgatgatgatagtgaagatgaagatgatgacagcgAGGAAGAGAATGAAGAGACTCCAAATAAG GTGGCAAGAAAGGAGCTGTCCACACAGCAACTCCTTACCCTTCAAAACAGGCTCTCAAAAGACCAGCTAATACTGACCAGACAAAGCTGCAGAGCTCAAAATCAAGTGGTGGTGGTACATTCCGTTGTGATCCCTGCAATAG GTCGTTTAACTCAGATGGTGCACTGCAGAGTCATACAAAGGCAAAGCATGGAGCTGCAAAGTGAAATGCATGGCAGCGTCTATCATGATGGTGTTTTGGGATTTAATTGCGAAGGAACAAGTTCGATCAAGTAA
- the LOC112191541 gene encoding histone deacetylase HDT1 isoform X1, which produces MANKMKFWGVEVKSGQSVVVEPGITLVHLSQACLDEVKKGKGSDSISLFVKTGDQKLVIGHLYADKLPQIYFDIVFNKKFVLSHNGKSGSVHFHGYIANTGTFGTAEPKVSLEEAKKEIKSDQKDSSSDDDDDDESEDEEFDQVKSVEDGSEDDEESSDDDDDDSEDEDDDSEEENEETPNKSDSLTMKLFKVDGSNKRAAESSKTPVQKKAKFVTPEKTSGKKGAVHTATPYPSKQALKRPANTDQTKLQSSKSSGGGTFRCDPCNRSFNSDGALQSHTKAKHGAAK; this is translated from the exons ATGGCGAACAAGATGAAGTTTTGGG GTGTTGAGGTAAAGAGTGGACAGTCTGTTGTTGTTGAACCTGGTATTACCCTTGTCCATCTTTCACAG GCCTGTCTGGATGAGGTCAAGAAAGGAAAGGGAAGTGATTCTATTTCACTCTTTGTGAAAACCGGTGATCAGAAGCTTGTTATTGGACATCTTTATGCTGATAAACTACCTCAGATATATTTTGATATTgtgtttaataaaaaatttgtgCTATCTCATAATGGGAAAAGTGGGAGCGTCCACTTCCATGGATATATTGCTAATACGGG GACTTTTGGTACTG CCGAACCAAAGGTGAGTCTTGAGGAAGCTAAGAAAGAAATTAAATCTGATCAGAAGGATTCTAGTAGTGAcgacgatgatgatgatgaatctgaagatgaagaatttGATCAG GTCAAGAGTGTGGAAGATGGcagtgaagatgatgaagaaagtagtgatgatgatgatgatgatagtgaagatgaagatgatgacagcgAGGAAGAGAATGAAGAGACTCCAAATAAG TCTGATTCCTTGACAATGAAATTGTTCAAGGTTGATGGGAGCAACAAACGTGCTGCTGAGAGTAGTAAAACACCTGTTCAAAAGAAGGCAAAGTTTGTTACTCCTGAAAAAACTA GTGGCAAGAAAGGAGCTGTCCACACAGCAACTCCTTACCCTTCAAAACAGGCTCTCAAAAGACCAGCTAATACTGACCAGACAAAGCTGCAGAGCTCAAAATCAAGTGGTGGTGGTACATTCCGTTGTGATCCCTGCAATAG GTCGTTTAACTCAGATGGTGCACTGCAGAGTCATACAAAGGCAAAGCATGGAGCTGCAAAGTGA
- the LOC112191541 gene encoding histone deacetylase HDT1 isoform X2, giving the protein MANKMKFWGVEVKSGQSVVVEPGITLVHLSQACLDEVKKGKGSDSISLFVKTGDQKLVIGHLYADKLPQIYFDIVFNKKFVLSHNGKSGSVHFHGYIANTGTFGTAEPKVSLEEAKKEIKSDQKDSSSDDDDDDESEDEEFDQVKSVEDGSEDDEESSDDDDDDSEDEDDDSEEENEETPNKVDGSNKRAAESSKTPVQKKAKFVTPEKTSGKKGAVHTATPYPSKQALKRPANTDQTKLQSSKSSGGGTFRCDPCNRSFNSDGALQSHTKAKHGAAK; this is encoded by the exons ATGGCGAACAAGATGAAGTTTTGGG GTGTTGAGGTAAAGAGTGGACAGTCTGTTGTTGTTGAACCTGGTATTACCCTTGTCCATCTTTCACAG GCCTGTCTGGATGAGGTCAAGAAAGGAAAGGGAAGTGATTCTATTTCACTCTTTGTGAAAACCGGTGATCAGAAGCTTGTTATTGGACATCTTTATGCTGATAAACTACCTCAGATATATTTTGATATTgtgtttaataaaaaatttgtgCTATCTCATAATGGGAAAAGTGGGAGCGTCCACTTCCATGGATATATTGCTAATACGGG GACTTTTGGTACTG CCGAACCAAAGGTGAGTCTTGAGGAAGCTAAGAAAGAAATTAAATCTGATCAGAAGGATTCTAGTAGTGAcgacgatgatgatgatgaatctgaagatgaagaatttGATCAG GTCAAGAGTGTGGAAGATGGcagtgaagatgatgaagaaagtagtgatgatgatgatgatgatagtgaagatgaagatgatgacagcgAGGAAGAGAATGAAGAGACTCCAAATAAG GTTGATGGGAGCAACAAACGTGCTGCTGAGAGTAGTAAAACACCTGTTCAAAAGAAGGCAAAGTTTGTTACTCCTGAAAAAACTA GTGGCAAGAAAGGAGCTGTCCACACAGCAACTCCTTACCCTTCAAAACAGGCTCTCAAAAGACCAGCTAATACTGACCAGACAAAGCTGCAGAGCTCAAAATCAAGTGGTGGTGGTACATTCCGTTGTGATCCCTGCAATAG GTCGTTTAACTCAGATGGTGCACTGCAGAGTCATACAAAGGCAAAGCATGGAGCTGCAAAGTGA
- the LOC112193725 gene encoding protein CDI, whose protein sequence is MSSEGKVHPVTSNGDLTKKPFKIFVGYDPREDLAYEVCRQSILKRSSIPVEIVPIKQSELRKNGLYWRERGQFESTEFSFTRFLTPHLANYDGWAMFVDCDFLYLADIKELTDLIDDKYAIMCVQHDYTPKETTKMDGAVQTVYPRKNWSSMVLYNSGHPKNKVLTPEVVNKETGAFLHRFQWLEDGEIGSIPFVWNFLEGHNQVVENDPTTFPKSIHYTRGGPWFEAWKHCEFADLWLKEMEEYKQEAQKKVEK, encoded by the coding sequence ATGAGTAGCGAAGGGAAGGTTCATCCAGTGACTTCCAATGGAGATTTAACTAAGAAGCCCTTTAAGATCTTTGTGGGTTATGATCCACGTGAAGATCTCGCATATGAGGTCTGTCGCCAGTCAATATTGAAGCGATCCTCAATCCCTGTTGAGATTGTACCAATCAAACAATCGGAGCTGAGAAAGAACGGCCTCTACTGGCGTGAAAGAGGGCAGTTTGAGAGCACCGAGTTTTCTTTCACTCGGTTCTTGACTCCACATTTGGCCAACTACGATGGTTGGGCAATGTTTGTGGACTGTGATTTTCTTTACCTTGCTGACATTAAGGAACTCacggatttgattgatgataaGTACGCTATAATGTGTGTTCAACATGATTATACACCAAAGGAGACAACAAAGATGGATGGAGCGGTGCAAACTGTGTACCCGAGGAAGAACTGGTCTTCCATGGTCTTGTATAACTCTGGCCATCCCAAGAACAAGGTCCTGACACCTGAGGTTGTGAATAAGGAAACGGGTGCTTTCCTTCATAGGTTTCAGTGGCTTGAGGATGGTGAAATTGGGTCCATCCCGTTTGTTTGGAACTTTCTTGAGGGACATAACCAGGTTGTTGAAAATGATCCCACAACTTTTCCCAAGTCGATTCACTATACTCGGGGAGGACCATGGTTTGAGGCCTGGAAGCATTGTGAGTTTGCAGACCTATGGTTAAAGGAGATGGAGGAGTACAAGCAGGAAGCACAGAAGAAAGTTGAAAAGTAA
- the LOC112192792 gene encoding tocopherol O-methyltransferase, chloroplastic, whose product MASTRLNYPTCRWSSPAATTLPPRTCLGVAGVNGAAVSSKKKKKSGFELRAVAATAMEAVELKKDIAEFYDESSGLWEDLWGDHMHHGFYDPKAADVSVSDHRAAQTRMIDEVLRFAGISDKCPIGNVVDVGCGIGGSSRYLASKYGANCKGITLSPVQALRANALAAAQGLANKASFQVADALAQPFPDGQFDLVWSMESGEHMPDKAKFVDELVRVAAPGATIILVTWCHRDLGASEQSLQPDEKKLLDKICNAFYLPAWCSTADYLKLLESYSLKDIKAEDWSPYVAPFWPAVIRSALTFKGFFSLLRTGMKTIRGALAMPLMIQGFKKDLIKYSIITCRKPE is encoded by the exons atggcATCTACGAGGCTGAACTacccgacgtgccggtggtccTCGCCAGCAGCAACTACGCTTCCTCCTCGCACGTGTCTGGGTGTGGCTGGTGTGAACGGAGCAGCGGTGagctcgaagaagaagaagaagagcgggTTTGAGTTGAGAGCAGTGGCGGCGACGGCGATGGAGGCAGTGGAGCTGAAGAAGGACATAGCCGAGTTCTACGACGAGTCGTCTGGGTTATGGGAGGACCTCTGGGGCGACCACATGCACCACGGCTTCTACGACCCCAAGGCCGCCGACGTTTCGGTGTCGGACCACCGGGCGGCCCAGACCCGGATGATCGACGAGGTGCTACGGTTCGCAGGGATTTCTG ACAAGTGTCCAATTGGGAATGTAGTGGATGTTGGGTGTGGGATTGGAGGGAGCTCCAGATATCTGGCTAGCAAATACGGGGCCAATTGCAAAGGGATTACTCTGAGCCCCGTACAGGCTCTGAGGGCCAATGCTCTTGCTGCTGCTCAAGGCCTAGCCAATAAG GCATCCTTTCAAGTTGCTGATGCTCTAGCACAACCATTTCCTGATGGCCAATTTGATCTGGTTTGGTCCATGGAGAGTGGGGAACACATGCCTGATAAAGCAAAG TTTGTTGATGAGTTGGTTCGAGTTGCGGCACCAGGAGCAACGATAATACTAGTTACATGGTGCCACAGGGATCTTGGCGCTTCTGAACAATCATTGCAGCCAGATGAGAAAAAGCTCCTGGACAAGATATGCAATGCTTTCTATCTTCCTGCTTGGTGTTCTACTGCTGACTACCTCAAGCTACTCGAGTCCTACTCACTCAAG GATATCAAGGCTGAGGACTGGTCTCCGTATGTTGCCCCATTTTGGCCGGCAGTGATTCGCTCAGCATTGACATTtaagggtttcttttctctgttGCGCACAG GAATGAAAACAATAAGAGGAGCATTGGCAATGCCattgatgatccaaggattcAAGAAGGATCTAATTAAGTATTCCATTATTACATGCCGAAAACCTGAATAG